From a single Poecilia reticulata strain Guanapo linkage group LG2, Guppy_female_1.0+MT, whole genome shotgun sequence genomic region:
- the enpp4 gene encoding bis(5'-adenosyl)-triphosphatase enpp4, with protein sequence MFPRMLLGVLWCVSALAAENDTTQQTLPLLLVSFDGFRADYLDRFPMPNLKLLYSQGVLVDQLTNVFITKTFPNHYSLVTGLYAESHGILASSMYDPISHKRFTLQNDSDPMWWSAAQPLWLTAKDSGYKTASAMWPGSDVTNRTATHFFPYNPAVTFQQRLGNVTDWILGDGKEPGVMFATLYWEEPDRSGHAFGPENTTAMTKVLKEVDDNIGLLMSELKKSGLWGRINLIVTSDHGMAQCSADRLIRLDDCLHPDNYTLVDLTPVAALIPKNDSESVFSLLSKCHPHMTAYMKKSIPDRLHYRNNVRIQPILLIADEGWTIVKRGNKLPRLGDHGYDNSLPSMHPFLAATGPGFHQGLRLKSLESVDVYPLMCRLLSVPAQPNNGSLTRARCLLAGETCWDMALVIGLVVGVLLLLTVITVLFRCMGTRRSSDPRPFQRLDFLCDDDEPLIP encoded by the exons AtgtttcccagaatgctgttgGGCGTCCTGTGGTGCGTCAGTGCTTTGGCCGCTGAAAACGACACAACCCAGCAGACTctgccgctgctgctggtgtcGTTTGATGGCTTCCGTGCCGACTACCTGGACAGGTTCCCCATGCCTAATCTGAAGCTCCTGTACAGCCAGGGGGTCCTGGTGGACCAACTCACCAATGTCTTCATCACCAAAACATTTCCCAATCACTACAGCCTG gtgaccggGCTGTATGCAGAGTCTCACGGGATCCTGGCCAGTAGCATGTATGACCCCATCAGCCACAAGCGCTTCACCCTCCAGAACGACAGTGACCCCATGTGGTGGAGCGCGGCTCAGCCCCTGTGGCTCACGGCGAAGGACTCTGGCTACAAGACGGCGTCCGCCATGTGGCCCGGCTCCGACGTGACCAATCGGACGGCTACGCACTTCTTCCCATACAACCCAGCAGTGACGTTCCAGCAGCGCCTGGGGAACGTGACAGACTGGATATTAGGAGACGGGAAG GAGCCAGGAGTGATGTTCGCGACTCTTTACTGGGAGGAGCCGGACCGGTCGGGTCATGCGTTCGGTCCTGAAAACACCACAGCAATGACTAAAGTACTAAAGGAG GTTGACGACAACATCGGCCTGCTGATGTCTGAGCTGAAGAAGAGCGGCCTCTGGGGTCGCATCAACCTCATAGTGACCAGCGACCATGGCATGGCGCAGTGCTCCGCCGATCGTCTCATACGGTTGGACGACTGCCTCCACCCTGACAACTACACTCTGGTGGACCTGACGCCAGTTGCCGCTCTCATCCCCAAAAACG ACTCAGAGAGTGTCTTCAGCTTGCTGAGTAAGTGCCATCCTCACATGACAGCGTACATGAAGAAATCCATACCGGATAGGCTTCACTATCGGAACAATGTACGCATCCAGCCAATCCTACTAATCGCTGATGAAGGCTGGACCATAGTGAAGCGGGGAAACAAGCTACCAAGAT TGGGTGATCATGGGTACGACAACTCGCTGCCCAGCATGCACCCCTTCCTGGCAGCAACGGGTCCCGGCTTCCATCAAGGTCTCCGGTTGAAGAGTTTAGAGAGCGTGGATGTTTACCCGCTCATGTGCCGGCTTCTGTCGGTGCCGGCGCAGCCCAACAACGGCTCTTTGACCAGGGCTCGGTGTCTTCTTGCCGGCGAGACCTGCTGGGACATGGCTTTGGTGATCGGTCTGGTGGTGGGCGTCTTGCTGCTGCTCACTGTCATCACTG TTCTTTTCAGGTGCATGGGCACTCGTCGTAGCTCAGACCCCAGGCCCTTCCAGAGGTTGGACTTTCTTTGTGACGATGACGAACCTTTGATCCCATGA